A part of Sebastes fasciatus isolate fSebFas1 chromosome 10, fSebFas1.pri, whole genome shotgun sequence genomic DNA contains:
- the LOC141775859 gene encoding protocadherin beta-16-like, with amino-acid sequence MRRQVLLFFSVLCLSSVLGQVSYSIPEEMEKGSLVGNIAQDLGLDFKRLKSGRARIHSGDSAEYMELNRDRGVLLIKERIDRETLCGETTPCALHLQMILENPMELFRITIEITDINDNAPSFESKEKRFEISESAVIGSKFVLDKAIDADIGTNGLQSYSLNPTNNFALKLESQADGGKKVEMVLQKPLDREHQEQISLLLTALDGGQPRMSGTMQIIINVLDANDNAPVFTKPVYKATITENSQRGTSVITVSASDKDGGSNGEISYAISNKRRLSDLFQIDGRTGEVILIGEIDYEKAKLFQIDIEAIDNGGLSDSSKILIDVTDVNDNNPQLKLLSKSDSILEDSPENTVIAMLSVNDPDSERNGEVKCNINDDIPFKIQSTMNGFYSLLTEVALDREVASHYNITVTCSDEGVPSLSSSVTLTLQISDVNDNAPVFERSSYEAYIVENNTPGLSIFTVKARDADWNQNARVSYILEDSPVNGVPVSSYVSVSADSGVIHAVRSFDYEQIKDFHFRVKAQDGGSPPLSSTVTVKVLIQDQNDNPPQVLYPVQTGGSLVAEMVPRSADVGYLVTKVVAVDVDSGQNAWLSYKLQKATDRALFEVGLQNGEIRTIRQATDKDAVKQRLTVIVEDNGQPSRSATVIVNVAVADSFPEVLSEFTDFTHDKEYNDNLTFYLVLALAVVSFLFITCLVVIISVKIYRWRQSRVLYHSSLPVIPYYPPRYSDTLGTGTLQHVYNYEVCRTTDSRKSDCKFGGAGSQNVLIMDPSSTGTMQRIQSEKSILDEPDSPLEVRIP; translated from the coding sequence ATGAGACGGCAAGTACTGTTGTTTTTCTCGGTCCTGTGTCTCAGTTCAGTGCTCGGCCAGGTCAGCTACTCCATTCCCGAGGAAATGGAGAAAGGCTCATTGGTTGGTAACATAGCTCAGGATTTAGGGCTAGATTTTAAAAGGCTCAAATCGGGCAGAGCTCGTATTCATTCTGGAGACAGTGCGGAATACATGGAGCTGAACAGAGACAGGGGCGTCCTCCTCATCAAAGAGAGGATAGACAGAGAAACGCTGTGTGGAGAAACGACGCCCTGCGCTTTGCATTTGCAGATGATTTTGGAAAATCCGATGGAATTGTTCCGCATAACAATAGAAATCACAGACATAAACGATAACGCTCCCAGCTTTGAATCGAAAGAGAAGCGTTTTGAAATCAGCGAGTCTGCAGTTATTGGGTCTAAATTTGTGCTGGACAAAGCCATCGATGCTGACATCGGTACAAATGGTCTCCAGAGCTATTCGCTTAATCCAACAAACAACTTTGCATTGAAACTAGAGAGTCAGGCGGACGGAGGTAAAAAGGTAGAAATGGTTTTACAGAAGCCTCTAGACCGAGAGCACCAGGAGCAGATCTCACTGTTATTAACTGCTCTAGATGGCGGACAGCCGCGTATGTCTGGCACAATGCAGATCATTATTAACGTATTAGATGCAAACGATAATGCGCCTGTATTCACTAAACCAGTATACAAGGCAACAATAACCGAGAATTCCCAGAGGGGAACCAGTGTTATAACTGTTAGTGCATCTGATAAAGATGGAGGCTCTAATGGAGAAATATCATATGCAATTTCAAATAAGCGTCGATTATCTGACCTATTTCAGATCGATGGAAGAACAGGAGAGGTTATCTTGATCGGTGAAATAGATTATGAAAAAGCGAAGCTTTTCCAAATAGATATCGAGGCTATTGATAATGGAGGACTCTCTGATTCCAGTAAGATACTGAttgatgtcactgatgtcaaTGACAATAATCCTCAGTTGAAATTACTTTCTAAATCAGACAGCATTTTAGAAGACTCTCCCGAGAATACTGTTATTGCTATGCTGAGCGTAAATGACCCTGACTCTGAGAGGAATGGAGAGGTGAAGTGTAATATTAACGATGACATTCCTTTTAAAATACAAAGTACAATGAATGGATTTTATAGTTTACTTACAGAGGTAGCTTTGGATAGAGAGGTCGCCTCCCATTATAATATAACAGTGACGTGCTCTGATGAGGGAGTGCCCTCCCTCTCCAGCAGCGTCACTCTCACCTTACAGATCTCTGATGTGAATGATAACGCGCCTGTCTTTGAGAGGAGCTCATATGAGGCCTACATTGTAGAAAACAACACACCAGGCCTCTCTATATTCACAGTGAAAGCCAGAGACGCTGACTGGAACCAGAATGCCCGTGTTTCTTACATACTGGAGGACTCCCCTGTTAACGGAGTGCCAGTCTCCTCATATGTGTCCGTTAGTGCTGATAGTGGAGTCATCCATGCAGTGCGCTCTTTTGACTACGAGCAGATCAAAGACTTCCACTTCCGCGTCAAAGCGCAGGATGGAGGTTCCCCTCCACTCAGCAGCACCGTGACTGTGAAAGTACTGATCCAGGACCAGAACGACAACCCTCCTCAGGTCCTGTACCCAGTCCAGACTGGTGGCTCTCTGGTGGCTGAAATGGTGCCTCGTTCAGCAGATGTGGGCTATCTGGTCACTAAAGTGGTGGCTGTTGATGTGGACTCTGGACAGAATGCCTGGCTCTCCTATAAACTGCAGAAAGCCACAGACAGGGCGCTGTTTGAAGTGGGCTTACAGAATGGAGAAATAAGAACTATCCGCCAAGCCACTGATAAAGATGCTGTGAAACAAAGACTGACTGTTATAGTGGAGGACAACGGGCAGCCCTCTCGTTCAGCTACAGTCATTGTTAACGTGGCGGTGGCGGACAGCTTCCCTGAAGTGCTGTCTGAGTTCACTGACTTTACACACGACAAGGAGTACAACGACAACCTGACTTTTTACTTAGTGTTGGCTCTGGCTGtagtctccttcctcttcatcacgtGTTTAGTGGTTATTATCTCAGTGAAGATCTACAGGTGGAGACAGTCTCGCGTCCTGTATCACTCCAGTCTCCCTGTGATTCCATATTATCCACCACGTTACTCAGACACTTTGGGGACAGGGACTCTCCAACACGTGTACAACTACGAGGTGTGCAGGACGACTGACTCCAGAAAGAGTGACTGTAAGTTCGGAGGAGCCGGTAGTCAGAACGTGCTGATAATGGACCCCAGTTCTACAGGGACGATGCAGCGGATACAGAGTGAGAAGAGCATCCTGGATGAACCAGACTCTCCTCTAGAGGTTAGAATTCCCTAG
- the LOC141775459 gene encoding protocadherin beta-4-like has product MSGRTMRRQVLLFSLVLHLSSVLGQVSYSIPEEMPSGSLVGNIAQDLGLDVKRLKSGKARVYTGDSAGYIELNKERGVLLIRDRIDREAICRQTTPCALHFQIILENPMQFYSVTVEITDINDNPPTFEKNEVSFKISESAVIGAKFVLDGAIDLDVGTNGLQKYNLNPTDNFVLKRDSHGDGTEKVEMILQKPLDREKEELVSLVLTAFDGGDPQMSGTIRIFITVLDANDNAPVFTQSTYTATVFENAPEGTIVTAVTASDADYGMYGRIKYSIANSLDQSHALFRINEDSGEIRLIGNIDYENARYYHINIRASDDGGLTDSCKVVVEVVDMNDNKPTINIMSKSNMISEHSKPSTVVAMMNVQDPDSNENGKVHCFINDNTPLTIMSTSNNFYSLVTDSDLDREVASHYNITVTCSDEGVPSLSSSVTLTLQISDVNDNAPVFERSSYEAYIVENNTPGLSIFTVKARDADWNQNARVSYILEDSSVNGVPVSSYVSVSADSGVIHAVRSFDYEQIKDFQFRVKAQDGGSPPLSSNVTVKVLIQDQNDNPPQVLYPVQTGGSLVAEMVPRSADVGYLVTKVVAVDVDSGQNAWLSYKLQKATDRALFEVGLQNGEIRTIRQVTDKDAVKQRLAVIVEDNGQPSRSATVIVNVAVADSFPEVLSEFTDFTHDKEYNDNLTFYLVLALAVVSFLFITCLVVIISVKIYRWRQSRVLYHSSLPVIPYYPPRYSDTLGTGTLQHVYNYEVCRTTDSRKSDCKFGGAGSQNVLIMDPSSTGTMQRIQSEKSILDEPDSPLEVRILRFLLRSDVIYNPNRFSTLDREITAYLVFFSFFLYCSFM; this is encoded by the coding sequence ATGTCGGGCAGAACAATGAGACGGCAAGTACTGTTGTTTTCCTTGGTCCTTCATCTCAGTTCAGTGCTCGGACAAGTCAGTTACTCCATCCCTGAGGAAATGCCGAGCGGCTCTTTAGTCGGTAATATTGCTCAGGATTTGGGTTTAGATGTAAAACGACTGAAATCAGGCAAAGCTCGCGTGTATACGGGAGACAGTGCGGGATACATCGAGCTGAATAAAGAGCGAGGAGTCCTCCTCATCAGAGACAGAATAGACAGAGAAGCGATATGCAGACAGACTACCCCTTGTGCTTTACATTTTCAGATCATTTTAGAGAACCCTATGCAGTTTTACAGTGTCACAGTGGAGATTACAGATATAAATGACAATCCTCCCACCTTTGAAAAAAATGAAGTCAGTTTTAAAATCAGCGAATCTGCTGTAATCGGAGCTAAATTCGTGTTAGATGGAGCGATAGATCTTGATGTCGGTACAAATGGTCTTCAAAAATACAATCTTAATCCTACTGATAATTTTGTACTGAAACGGGACAGCCATGGTGATGGAACAGAAAAAGTGGAAATGATTTTACAGAAGCCTCtcgacagagagaaagaggagttgGTCTCTTTAGTTTTAACCGCTTTTGATGGAGGAGACCCGCAAATGTCAGGAACAATTCGGATTTTCATCACAGTGTTAGATGCCAATGATAACGCTCCTGTTTTTACACAGTCCACCTACACAGCCACTGTTTTTGAAAACGCTCCAGAAGGGACAATTGTCACCGCCGTTACTGCGTCAGATGCAGATTATGGAATGTATGGTagaataaaatattcaattgcAAACAGTTTAGATCAATCCCATGCACTGTTTCGGATAAACGAAGACAGCGGTGAAATTAGATTGATTGGAAATATTGATTATGAAAATGCACGGTATTATCATATTAACATACGTGCAAGTGATGATGGTGGACTTACAGATTCGTGTAAAGTCGTAGTTGAAGTAGTGGATATGAACGACAACAAACCAACGATTAACATAATGTCAAAATCAAACATGATATCTGAGCACTCTAAACCGAGCACTGTTGTAGCAATGATGAACGTCCAAGACCCAGATTCAAATGAAAACGGTAAAGTTCACTGTTTTATCAACGATAACACCCCTTTAACTATAATGTCGACATCAAATAATTTCTATAGTTTAGTGACGGACAGTGATTTAGACAGAGAGGTCGCCTCTCATTATAATATAACAGTGACGTGCTCTGATGAGGGAGTGCCCTCTCTCTCCAGCAGCGTCACTCTCACCTTACAGATCTCTGATGTGAATGATAACGCGCCTGTCTTTGAGAGGAGCTCATATGAGGCCTACATTGTAGAAAACAACACACCAGGCCTCTCTATATTCACAGTGAAAGCCAGAGACGCTGACTGGAACCAGAATGCCCGTGTTTCTTACATACTGGAGGACTCCTCTGTTAACGGAGTGCCAGTCTCCTCATATGTGTCCGTTAGTGCTGATAGTGGAGTCATCCATGCAGTGCGCTCTTTTGACTACGAGCAGATCAAAGACTTCCAATTCCGCGTCAAAGCGCAGGATGGAGGTTCCCCTCCACTCAGTAGCAACGTGACTGTGAAAGTACTGATCCAGGACCAGAACGACAACCCTCCTCAGGTCCTGTACCCAGTCCAGACTGGTGGCTCTCTGGTGGCTGAAATGGTGCCTCGTTCAGCAGATGTGGGCTATCTGGTCACTAAAGTGGTGGCTGTTGATGTGGACTCTGGACAGAATGCCTGGCTCTCCTATAAACTGCAGAAAGCCACAGACAGGGCGCTGTTTGAAGTGGGCTTACAGAATGGAGAAATAAGAACTATCCGCCAAGTCACTGATAAAGATGCTGTGAAACAAAGACTGGCTGTTATAGTGGAGGACAACGGGCAGCCCTCTCGTTCAGCTACAGTCATTGTTAACGTGGCGGTGGCGGACAGCTTCCCTGAAGTGCTGTCTGAGTTCACTGACTTTACACACGACAAGGAGTACAATGACAACCTGACTTTCTACTTAGTGTTGGCTCTGGCTGtagtctccttcctcttcatcacgtGTTTAGTGGTTATTATATCAGTGAAGATCTACAGGTGGAGACAGTCTCGCGTCCTGTATCACTCCAGTCTCCCTGTGATTCCATATTATCCACCACGTTACTCAGACACTTTGGGGACAGGGACTCTCCAACACGTGTACAACTACGAGGTGTGCAGGACGACTGACTCCAGAAAGAGTGACTGTAAGTTCGGAGGAGCCGGTAGTCAGAACGTGCTGATAATGGATCCCAGTTCTACAGGGACGATGCAGCGGATACAGAGTGAGAAGAGCATCCTGGATGAACCAGACTCTCCTCTAGAGGTCAGAATATTACGATTTCTACTTCGCAGTGATGTAATTTACAACCCAAACCGTTTCAGTACATTGGACAGAGAAATAACAGcatatcttgtctttttttctttctttttatattgCTCTTTTAtgtaa
- the LOC141775491 gene encoding protocadherin beta-16-like: protein MKRQVLLFISILSLGSVCGQVSYSVPEEMAKGSLVGNIAQDLGLDVKRLRLGNARVYSGDSREYIELNSERGVLLIKERIDREALCGDTTPCAVHFQIVLENPMEFYSVTVEITDINDNAPSFEKSDIKFRISESAVVGAKFVLERAVDLDVGINSLQSYVLKPSDNFVLKLHNQADGTKNVEMVLQKPLDREKNEFISLALTAVDGGEPQMSGTMQILITVLDVNDNAPVFTQPMYKGTVAENAAKGTIVTTVSASDADHGLNGKITYSITNTLDDVRHMFDVNEDSGEVRLIGHLDYEKKRSFQINVRALDNGGLSDSCKVIVDVVDINDNKPTIKIMSKSAIISENANPNTVVTMINIQDPDSGENGKVQCFINENIPFVLKSTSNNFYSLVTDSDLDREISSQYNITVTCSDEGVPSLSSSVTLTLQISDVNDNAPVFERSSYEAYIVENNTPGLSIFTVKARDADWNQNARVSYILEDSSVNGVPVTSYVSVSADSGVIHAVRSFDYEQIKDFHFRVKAQDGGSPPLSSNVTVKVSIQDKNDNPPQVLYPVQTGGSLVAEMVPRSADVGYLVTKVVAVDVDSGQNAWLSYKLQKATDRALFEVGLQNGEIRTIRQVTDKDAVKQRLTVIVEDNGQPSRSATVIVNVAVADSFPEVLSEFTDFTHDKEYNDNLTFYLVLALAVVSFLFITCLVVIISVKIYRWRQSRVLYHSSLPVIPYYPPRYSDTLGTGTLQHVYNYEVCRTTDSRKSDCKFGGAGSQNVLIMDPSSTGTMQRIQSEKSILDEPDSPLEVG from the coding sequence ATGAAACGGCAAGTACTGTTGTTTATCTCGATCCTCTCCCTTGGTTCAGTCTGCGGGCAGGTCAGCTACTCTGTTCCGGAGGAAATGGCGAAGGGCTCTTTGGTTGGTAACATAGCTCAGGATTTAGGTTTAGACGTGAAAAGACTGAGGTTAGGAAACGCTCGTGTTTATTCTGGTGATAGCAGAGAATACATCGAGCTGAATAGCGAGAGAGGAGTCCTCCTTATCAAAGAGAGAATAGACAGAGAGGCGCTGTGCGGTGATACGACACCATGCGCTGTGCATTTTCAGATTGTGCTGGAGAATCCTATGGAATTTTACAGTGTCACGGTTGAAATTACAGATATTAACGATAATGCACCATCTTTCGAAAAGAGCGACATTAAATTCAGAATTAGCGAgtctgcagttgttggggctaaATTTGTTTTAGAAAGAGCAGTGGATTTAGATGTCGGTATAAATAGTCTCCAAAGCTATGTACTGAAACCAAGTGATAATTTTGTACTTAAACTGCACAACCAAGCTGACGGTACAAAGAATGTGGAGATGGTCTTACAAAAACCtctagacagagagaaaaatgagTTCATTTCTTTGGCGCTGACGGCTGTAGATGGAGGAGAGCCACAGATGTCAGGAACAATGCAGATTCTCATCACAGTGTTAGATGTCAATGACAATGCACCTGTTTTTACACAGCCCATGTATAAAGGCACTGTGGCTGAAAATGCTGCAAAAGGCACGATAGTGACCACTGTCAGTGCCTCAGATGCTGATCATGGATTAAATGGTAAAATAACGTATTCAATCACAAACACTTTAGATGACGTCAGACATATGTTTGATGTAAATGAGGACAGCGGTGAGGTTAGGTTGATTGGACATTTGGATTATGAAAAGAAACGAAGCTTTCAGATCAATGTGCGCGCATTGGATAACGGAGGACTATCAGATTCTTGTAAAGTGATTGTCGATGTCGTCGATATAAATGACAATAAACCAACGATTAAAATCATGTCTAAATCAGCTATTATATCGGAGAATGCAAACCCCAACACGGTCGTTACCATGATTAACATCCAAGACCCAGACTCAGGTGAAAATGGTAAAGTTcagtgttttataaatgagaatATTCCTTTCGTATTGAAATCGACATCAAATAATTTCTATAGCTTAGTAACAGACAGTGATTTAGACAGAGAGATATCTTCTCAGTATAATATAACAGTGACGTGCTCTGATGAGGGAGTGCCCTCCCTCTCCAGCAGCGTCACTCTCACCTTACAGATCTCTGATGTGAATGATAACGCGCCTGTCTTTGAGAGGAGCTCATATGAGGCCTACATTGTAGAAAACAACACACCAGGCCTCTCTATATTCACAGTGAAAGCCAGAGACGCTGACTGGAACCAGAATGCCCGTGTTTCTTACATACTGGAGGACTCCTCTGTTAACGGAGTGCCAGTCACCTCATATGTGTCCGTTAGTGCTGATAGTGGAGTCATCCATGCAGTGCGCTCTTTTGACTACGAGCAGATCAAAGACTTCCACTTCCGCGTCAAAGCGCAAGATGGAGGTTCCCCTCCACTCAGTAGCAACGTGACTGTAAAAGTATCGATCCAGGACAAGAATGACAACCCACCTCAGGTCCTGTATCCAGTCCAGACTGGTGGCTCTCTGGTGGCTGAAATGGTGCCTCGTTCAGCAGATGTGGGCTATCTGGTCACTAAAGTGGTGGCTGTTGATGTGGACTCTGGACAGAATGCCTGGCTCTCCTATAAACTGCAGAAAGCCACAGACAGGGCGCTGTTTGAAGTGGGCTTACAGAATGGAGAAATAAGAACTATCCGCCAAGTCACTGATAAAGATGCTGTGAAACAAAGACTGACTGTTATTGTGGAGGACAACGGGCAGCCCTCTCGTTCAGCTACAGTCATTGTTAACGTGGCGGTGGCGGACAGCTTCCCTGAAGTGCTGTCTGAGTTCACTGACTTTACGCACGACAAGGAGTACAATGACAACCTGACTTTTTATTTAGTGTTGGCTCTGGCTGtagtctccttcctcttcatcacgtGTTTAGTGGTTATTATATCAGTGAAGATCTACAGATGGAGACAGTCTCGCGTCCTGTATCACTCCAGTCTCCCTGTGATTCCATATTATCCACCACGTTACTCAGACACTTTGGGGACAGGGACTCTCCAACACGTGTACAACTACGAGGTGTGCAGGACGACTGACTCCAGAAAGAGTGACTGTAAGTTTGGAGGAGCCGGTAGTCAGAACGTGCTGATAATGGACCCCAGTTCTACAGGGACGATGCAGCGGATACAGAGTGAGAAGAGCATCCTGGATGAACCAGACTCTCCTCTAGAGGTTGGTTAA
- the LOC141775482 gene encoding protocadherin beta-16-like, with the protein MKRQVLLLISIFCLGSVIGQVSYSIPEEMAKGSLVGNIAQDLALDVRRLKSGKARIYTGDSVQYIELNRERGVLVIKEKIDREALCRQTTPCALHFQITLENPLELFPVTVEITDINDNAPLFQKEERRFEISESAVIGSKFMLEKAMDPDIGLNGLQKYTLKPSDNFVLKLHSQSDGSKKVEMILQKPLDREKQEDLSLVLTAEDGGEPQMTGTMQIHITVLDVNDNAPVFSKPVYKASITENSVIGTLVAKVSASDADKGSNGEVIYVIGNSMDTVSTLFHINKEGDVILDGPIDYEKEKNYHIDIEAMDQGGLSDSSKIIIDVIDVNDNSPIVNMISTSGSVPEDSAHKTVIALMSVNDPDSETNGKVNCVINENIPFGIKFTSNNFYSLVTDSDLDRERDSHYNITVTCSDEGVPSLSSSVTLTLQISDVNDNAPVFERSSYEAYIVENNTPGLSIFTVKARDADWNQNARVSYILEDSSVNGVPVSSYVSVSADSGVIHAVRSFDYEQIKDFHFRVKAQDGGSPPLSSNVTVKVSIQDQNDNPPQVLYPVQTGGSLVAEMVPRSADVGYLVTKVVAVDGDSGQNAWLSYKLQKATDRALFEVGLQNGEIRTIRQVTDKDAVKQRLTVIVEDNGQPSRSATVIVNVAVADSFPEVLSEFTDFTHDKEYNDNLTFYLVLALAVVSFLFITCLVVIISVKIYRWRQSRVLYHSSLPVIPYYPPRYSDTLGTGTLQHVYNYEVCRTTDSRKSDCKFGGAGSQNVLIMDPSSTGTMQRIQSEKSILDEPDSPLEVRILRFFLSNS; encoded by the coding sequence ATGAAACGGCAAGTACTGTTGTTAATCTCCATCTTCTGCCTCGGCTCTGTGATCGGGCAGGTCAGCTACTCTATTCCGGAGGAAATGGCAAAAGGCTCTCTGGTCGGTAACATAGCTCAGGATTTAGCTTTAGACGTCAGACGGCTTAAGTCAGGTAAAGCTCGTATTTATACGGGAGACAGTGTTCAGTATATCGAGCTGAACAGAGAAAGAGGAGTCCTCgttattaaagaaaaaatagaCCGCGAGGCGCTCTGCAGACAGACGACGCCTTGCGCTTTGCATTTTCAGATTACGTTAGAAAACCCACTAGAATTATTTCCAGTTACTGTAGAAATCACAGATATTAATGACAATGCTCCATTATTccaaaaggaggagaggaggtttgAAATAAGCGAGTCTGCAGTCATCGGCTCTAAATTCATGCTGGAGAAAGCGATGGACCCCGATATAGGACTGAATGGTCTGCAGAAATACACCCTAAAGCCGAGTGACAATTTTGTGcttaaactgcattctcaatccGATGGAAGCAAAAAGGTAGAAATGATTTTGCAAAAGCCGTTAGACCGAGAGAAACAAGAAGACCTATCGTTAGTGCTGACAGcggaggatggaggagaaccACAAATGACTGGAACAATGCAGATTCATATCACTGTGCTGGATGTAAACGACAATGCCCCTGTTTTTAGTAAACCCGTTTACAAAGCAAGCATTACAGAAAACTCCGTCATAGGAACCCTTGTTGCGAAGGTCAGTGCTTCGGATGCAGACAAAGGCTCAAATGGAGAGGTGATCTACGTCATCGGGAATAGCATGGATACTGTTTCAACGTTATTTCACATTAATAAGGAAGGAGATGTGATACTAGATGGCCCGATAGActatgaaaaagaaaagaattatCACATCGATATAGAGGCGATGGATCAGGGCGGACTCTCGGATTCAAGTAAGATAATAATTGATGTAATTGACGTGAACGACAACAGCCCTATTGTAAATATGATATCTACATCGGGCTCAGTACCAGAAGATTCAGCACACAAAACAGTAATCGCTTTAATGAGTGTAAATGACCCTGATTCTGAAACCAATGGGAAAGTAAATTGTGTGATAAATGAAAATATCCCATTTGGAATTAAATTTACATCCAATAATTTCTATAGTTTAGTGACAGACAGTGAtttagacagagagagggactcCCATTATAATATAACAGTGACGTGCTCTGATGAGGGAGTGCCCTCCCTCTCCAGCAGCGTCACTCTCACCTTACAGATCTCTGATGTGAATGATAACGCGCCTGTCTTTGAGAGGAGCTCATATGAGGCCTACATTGTAGAAAACAACACACCAGGCCTCTCTATATTCACAGTGAAAGCCAGAGACGCTGACTGGAACCAGAATGCCCGTGTTTCTTACATACTGGAGGACTCCTCTGTTAACGGAGTGCCAGTCTCCTCATATGTGTCCGTTAGTGCTGATAGTGGAGTCATCCATGCAGTGCGCTCTTTTGACTACGAGCAGATCAAAGACTTCCACTTCCGCGTCAAAGCGCAGGATGGAGGTTCCCCTCCACTCAGTAGCAACGTGACTGTCAAAGTATCGATCCAGGACCAGAACGACAACCCTCCTCAGGTCCTGTACCCAGTCCAGACTGGTGGCTCTCTGGTGGCTGAAATGGTGCCTCGTTCAGCAGATGTGGGCTATCTGGTCACTAAAGTGGTGGCTGTTGATGGGGACTCTGGACAGAATGCCTGGCTCTCCTATAAACTGCAGAAAGCCACAGACAGGGCGCTGTTTGAAGTGGGCTTACAGAATGGAGAAATAAGAACTATCCGCCAAGTCACTGATAAAGATGCTGTGAAACAAAGACTGACTGTTATAGTGGAGGACAACGGGCAGCCCTCTCGTTCAGCTACAGTCATTGTTAACGTGGCGGTGGCGGACAGCTTCCCTGAAGTGCTGTCTGAGTTCACTGACTTTACACACGACAAGGAGTACAATGACAACCTGACTTTTTACTTAGTGTTGGCTCTGGCTGtagtctccttcctcttcatcacgtGTTTAGTGGTTATTATATCAGTGAAGATCTACAGGTGGAGACAGTCTCGCGTCCTGTATCACTCCAGTCTCCCTGTGATTCCATATTATCCACCACGTTACTCAGACACTTTGGGGACAGGGACTCTCCAACACGTGTACAACTACGAGGTGTGCAGGACGACTGACTCCAGAAAGAGTGACTGTAAGTTCGGAGGAGCCGGTAGTCAGAACGTGCTGATAATGGACCCCAGTTCTACAGGGACGATGCAGCGGATACAGAGTGAGAAGAGCATCCTGGATGAACCAGACTCTCCTCTAGAGGTTAGAATATTACGATTCTTCTTATCAAACTCatag